TGGCGTTCTCATGGGTGATCTTGTTGATCTCTTCGTCTGGGACGTCGTAGGTTTCGAACACCGCGCTCAGTTCCTCGGGGGCGCCGGGCCACATCGAGTCGCTGTGCGGATAGTCCATCTCCCAACAGATGTTGTCCACGCCGATCTCGTGGCGGTTCTTCACCCCGACCGGGTCGGAGATGAAGCAGGTCATGAAGTGCTCCCGGAACACCTCCGACGGCAGCTTGTCGCCGAAGTCCTGATGGGTCCAGGTCGAGTGCATGTCGTAGGTGCGGTCGACCCGATCCAGGAAGTACGGAATCCACCCGGTGCCACCCTCGGACAGCGCGATCTTGAGGTCCGGGTAGGCCTTGATCGGTGCCGACCACAACAGGTCTGCCGCAGCCTGGACGATGTTCATCGGCTGCAGCGTGATCATCACGTCCATCGGCGCATCCGGGGCGGTGATCGCCAACTTACCCGACGACCCGATGTGCACGTTCATCACCGTGTCGGTGTCAACCAGGGCTTCCCACAACGGCTTCCAGTACTCCAAATCATGGAAGGACGGATAACCCAACGTCGACGGGTTCTCGGTGAAGGTCAGCGAGTGCACACCCTTCTTCGAGACCCGTCGCACCTCGTCGGCACACAACTGGGGATTCCAGATCGCCGGGATCGCCATCGGGATGAACCGCCCCGGGTTCGACCCGCACCATTCGTCGATGTGCCAGTCGTTGTAGGCCTGCACCAGGGCCAACGAGAACTCGTCGTCGTCCGTGGCGAACAGCCGCGCGGCGAAACCGGGGAACGACGGGAAGTTCATGGTCGCCAGCACACCGCCGGCGTTCATGTCCTTGACCCGCTCGTTGGGGTCATAGCAGCCCTTACGAATCTCATCGAGACCCTGGGGCTCCAGGCCGTACTCCTCCTTCGGCCGGCCGGCCACCGCGTTGAGAGCCACGTTCGGGATCACCGTGTCGCGGAACTGCCAGGTGTCACTGCCATCGGGGTTGTGCACCAGCCGCGGCGCCTCGTCGCGGTACTTGGCCGGCAGATGATTCCGGAACATGTCCGGCGGTTCGATGATGTGGTCGTCGACGCTGATCAAGATCATGTCGTCTTTGTGCATGCCTCGCTCCGTTCCGTCCGCCGTCACATTGGTTCTCTATGCGAGAAAACTAGCTTCTCGTTTCGAGAGAATCAATGTCTGTGGCGGCTGACGAGCAGATTTAGCCAGGTCACAGGACGAACTGCCGCGTGCTTGTTGACCATCGACGCAAAAGATGGAAATCTCTTAGTCGGAAATGAGAACCCGATTCTCGCAACCGAGAGTCACAGCTGGGTCATCGAGAGGAGAACCGCCCCGTGCGCTTGGCCCCTTTGCCCGCCGAGGAGTGGGACGACGACGTGCGACGTGCACTGTCGGTCATGCTTCCGGAGGAGCGGCTCAATCCCGAGGGTGCGGGGACCGCACTTTCCACACTCGCCCGTCACCCCGCGCTGACCAAGGCGTTCCTCCGGTTCAGCAATCATCTGCTGTTCCGCTCGACCCTGGACGCGCAGATGCGCGAGCTGGCCATCCTGCGGATCGCCCATCGCAGGCAATGCGAATACGAGTGGACCCACCACGCATTCATCGGCAAGGCCGAAGGACTCACCGATGAGCAGATCGCCAGCAGCACCAGCGGCGAAGGCACCACTCCCCTCGATCAGCACGTGATCAACGCTGTGGACGAACTCGACGGGGAGTCGCGGATATCGGACGCCACCTGGGCCGCCCTGAGCGAGCACCTCTCCGAACAGCAGCGGATGGACCTGGTCTTCACGATCGGCGGCTATGGCCTGATGGCCATGGCTTACAACACCTTTGGAATCGCGCCGGAATCCGGCCACTGAGCCCGAACAAGGCTTGAGAGAGAAAGTAGGTAGATGATGGCGTTCTTCCCGAAGCCGGCGGTCGGCAGCTGGACCGAAAACTGGCCCGAACTCGGCACCGCACCAGTCAATTACGAGGATTCGATCGACCCCGAACACTGGAAGCTGGAGCAGCAAGCCATCTTCCGCAAGACCTGGCTGCAGATGGGCCGGGTGGAGCTGATTCCCAAGAAAGGCAGCTACATCACCCGTGAGCTGCCGTCGGTCGGCCCGGGCACGTCCATCGTCATCGTCAACGACGGCGAACGGATCCGGGCGTTCTACAACCTGTGCCGCCACCGCGGCAACAAGCTGGTGTGGAACGACTACCCCGGCGAGGAGGTGTCCGGCAGCTGCCGCCAGTTCGTCTGCAAGTACCACGCCTGGCGCTACAACCTCAAGGGCGACCTGACCTTCATCCAGCAGGAGCAGGAGTTCTTCGACGTCGACAAGGCCGACTACCCACTCAAGCCAGTGCGCTGCGAGGTGTGGGAAGGCTTCATCTTCGTCAACTTCGACGACGACGCGGTATCGCTCGAGGAGTACCTTGGCGAATTCGCCGAGGGCCTCAAGGGTTATCCGTTCCACGAGATGACCGAGCACTACAGCTACCGTTCGGAGATCAAAGCCAACTGGAAGCTGTTCATCGACGCGTTCGTCGAGTTCTACCACGCGCCGATCCTGCACATGAAGCAGGCGGAGAAGGAGGAAGCCGAGAAGCTGGCCAAGTTCGGCTTCGAGGCGCTGCACTACGACATCAAGGGCGATCACTCGATGATCTCGTCCTGGGGCGGCATGAGCCCGCCGAAGGACCTGAAGATGGTCAAGCCCATCGAGCGCATCCTGCACAGTGGCCTCTTCGGGCCATGGGATCGACCTGACATCAAGGGCATCCTGCCCGACGAACTGCCACCGGCGATCAATCCCGGCCGGCACTCGACATGGGGCCAGGACTCTTTCGAGTTCTTCCCGAACTTCACTCTCCTGTTCTGGGTCCCGGGCTGGTATCTGACCTACAACTACTGGCCAACCGGCGTGGACAGCCATATCTTCGAGGCCGATCTGTACTTCGTGCCGCCGAAGAACCTGCGCGAGCGGCTCTCGCAGGAGCTGGCCGCGGTGACGTTCAAGGAGTACGCGTTCCAGGACGCCAACACGCTGGAAGCCACCCAGACCCAGATCGGCACCCGCGCCGTACTCGACTTCCCGCTGTGCGACCAAGAAATTCTCCTGCGCCACCTGCACCACACCGCCCACAAGTACGTGGACCGGTACAAGGAGGCCAAGGCAAACGGCAACGGTTCGACCAACGGCAAGCACGCCGGAGCTGACAAGAAGGATGAAGTCAATGTCTAAGCTGCCCGAGGAATTCGCCGACCTGGAGCGGTTCAGCGATTGGTGCCTGCCCACCGAAGAGGAGCGCTATCAGAAGCGTCTCAACTCGACGATGGATGAGATGCAGGAGCTTTACGACGCCGGCATGGCCCGGCTCGAGGACATCATGGTCTACGTCGACGCACGCTTCCCACTGGCGAGCATGCCAGATGACGCCAAAGCCCTTGTGCACCTTGGACAGTCGATCGTCCAGGTGAGTTTCCCCGTCGAGGTGTGGAAGCAGCCGCGGGTGCTCGACAGCGGTGCGGCCTACATCAATCTCATCAAGGAGCCGGTGGTTTAGTCGTGCTGACCCTCAAAGCCGCGGGTCTTGTCGACGTCGATGCCGGGACGATCATTCGTCCCGGCATTGTCCGTGTCGACGGAGACCGGATTGTCGCCGTCGGAGACGCCAAATCAGACCCAGCCATCGATCCCGATGACGAGGTGATCGATCTCGGCGACTCGATCCTGCTGCCTGGCCTGATGGACATGGAAGTCAACCTGCTGATGGGTGGCCGGGGCGAGAACCCGGGCCTGTCCCAGGTGCAGGACGATCCCCCGACCCGCGTGCTGCGTGCGGTGGGCAATGCCCGCCGCACCCTGCGCGCCGGGTTCACCACGGTGCGCAATCTCGGGCTGTTCGTCAAGACCGGCGGCTACCTGCTCGACGTCGCCCTCGGCAAGGCCATCGATGCCGGCTGGATCGACGGTCCGCGCATCATCCCCGCCGGGCACGCCATCACCCCCACCGGCGGGCACCTCGACCCCACGATGTTCGCGGCATTCATGCCGGGCGTGCTGGAGCTGACCATCGAAGAGGGCATCGCCAACGGAGTCGACGAGATCCGCAAGGCGGTGCGCTACCAGATCAAACACGGCGCTCAGCTGATCAAGGTCTGCTGTTCGGGCGGCGTCATGTCGCTGACGGGTGAGGCCGGGGCACAACACTATTCGGACGAGGAGCTGCGCGTCATCGTCGACGAGGCACACCGGCGCGGCCTTCGGGTGGCCGCGCACACCCACGGCGCCGAGGCCGTCAAGCATGCCGTGGACTGCGGCATCGACTGCATCGAGCACGGCTTCCTGATGGACGACGAGGCCATCCAGATGCTCGTCGACAACGACCGCTTCCTGGTCACCACCCGCCGCCTGGCCCAGGCCATGGACGTTTCGAAGGCACCGAAGGTGCTGCAGGACAAGGCTGCCGAGATGTTCCCGAAAGCCGAGACCTCGATCAAGGCCGCCTATGAGGCAGGGGTGAAGATCGCGGTCGGCACCGATGCACCAGCCATCCCGCATGGCAAGAACGCCGACGAGCTCGTCACCCTCGTGGAATGGGGCATGCCGCCGGCCGCGGTGCTGCGCTCGGCCACCACCATCGCCGCCGATCTGATCAACGTCACCGACCGGGGCCGGCTGGCAGAAGGGCTGCTCGCCGACATCATCGCGGTGCCAGGTAACCCACTCGAGGACATCAGCGTTACACAGCATGTCGATTTTGTAATGAAAGGCGGTAAGGTCTTCCGCAATGAGCACATCAACTGATTCCCCGACACGGACCGAGGATCTGATCGAGATCCAGCAGGTGCTCGCCAAATACGCGGTGACCATCACCCAGGGCGACATCGACGGTCTGATCAGTGTTTTCACCCCTGACGGCACGTACAGCGCATTCGGCGAGACCTACACGCTCAATCGGTTCCCGGTACTGGTCGACGCCGCACCCAAGGGCCTGTTCATGACCGGCACCGCCCTGATCGACCTCGTCGAAGGGGCCGATACCGCGTCCGGTACGCAGCCGCTGTGCTTCATCGAACACTCCAAGCACGACATGCGCATCGGCTACTACCGCGACACCTACGAGCGGACCGCCGAGGGCTGGCGATTGAAGACCCGCGCGATGACCTTCATCCGGCGCAGTGGCGATCACGACCACGGCCGGCCACATGCGATCGGCAGGCCGGAAGCCGGATGACGACCGATCTGTTCGAACCCGCGACTTTCCGCACGGCGCTGCAGGACTGGCTGGCCGAGAATGACCTGACACCGCCCGAGGACCATTCGCTTTCAGGTCACATGCGCCAGTTCGCCCGCGTGCAGAAGGCACTGTACGACGGCGGCTGGAGCCGCTATGGCTGGCCCGAGCATGCCGGCGGGCTGGGAGGTCCGGAGATGCTGCGCGCCATCGTCGGCGAGGAGGTCGTGGGCCGCAGGCTGGCCGAACCCGGCCCGTACTCGATGCTGGAAGTGCTGGCACCGACGATGATCGACTACGCGCCCAAGGAACTGGCCGCCGAGATGGTGCCGAAACTGCTCTCCGGCGAAGAACAGTGGTGCCAGGGATTCTCCGAACCCGGCTCGGGCAGCGATCTGGCGTCGCTGACCACGCGCGCCGTCCAGCGCGGCGACAAATGGGTCATCAACGGCCAGAAGGTCTGGACCAGCTTCGCGCAGTTCTCACACCGGTGCATCCTGCTGACCCGCACCGGCGACGCGGACACCCCCAACCACCAGGCGATCACCGCGTTCTTCGTCGACACCGACTCCCCCGGTATCACCGTCCGGCCGCTGCGCACCATGCATGACGTCGACGAGTTCTGCGAGGTGTACTTCGACGACGTCGAAGTCGATGCGAGCCGGATGCTCGGCAAGCCCGGCGACGGCTGGCAGTTGGCGATGGATCTGCTGCCCTACGAGCGCTCGACCTGTTTCTGGCAGCGCATCGCCTACCTGTA
The genomic region above belongs to Mycolicibacterium sp. HK-90 and contains:
- a CDS encoding aromatic ring-hydroxylating dioxygenase subunit alpha, translated to MAFFPKPAVGSWTENWPELGTAPVNYEDSIDPEHWKLEQQAIFRKTWLQMGRVELIPKKGSYITRELPSVGPGTSIVIVNDGERIRAFYNLCRHRGNKLVWNDYPGEEVSGSCRQFVCKYHAWRYNLKGDLTFIQQEQEFFDVDKADYPLKPVRCEVWEGFIFVNFDDDAVSLEEYLGEFAEGLKGYPFHEMTEHYSYRSEIKANWKLFIDAFVEFYHAPILHMKQAEKEEAEKLAKFGFEALHYDIKGDHSMISSWGGMSPPKDLKMVKPIERILHSGLFGPWDRPDIKGILPDELPPAINPGRHSTWGQDSFEFFPNFTLLFWVPGWYLTYNYWPTGVDSHIFEADLYFVPPKNLRERLSQELAAVTFKEYAFQDANTLEATQTQIGTRAVLDFPLCDQEILLRHLHHTAHKYVDRYKEAKANGNGSTNGKHAGADKKDEVNV
- a CDS encoding nuclear transport factor 2 family protein, which codes for MSTSTDSPTRTEDLIEIQQVLAKYAVTITQGDIDGLISVFTPDGTYSAFGETYTLNRFPVLVDAAPKGLFMTGTALIDLVEGADTASGTQPLCFIEHSKHDMRIGYYRDTYERTAEGWRLKTRAMTFIRRSGDHDHGRPHAIGRPEAG
- a CDS encoding amidohydrolase family protein; its protein translation is MLTLKAAGLVDVDAGTIIRPGIVRVDGDRIVAVGDAKSDPAIDPDDEVIDLGDSILLPGLMDMEVNLLMGGRGENPGLSQVQDDPPTRVLRAVGNARRTLRAGFTTVRNLGLFVKTGGYLLDVALGKAIDAGWIDGPRIIPAGHAITPTGGHLDPTMFAAFMPGVLELTIEEGIANGVDEIRKAVRYQIKHGAQLIKVCCSGGVMSLTGEAGAQHYSDEELRVIVDEAHRRGLRVAAHTHGAEAVKHAVDCGIDCIEHGFLMDDEAIQMLVDNDRFLVTTRRLAQAMDVSKAPKVLQDKAAEMFPKAETSIKAAYEAGVKIAVGTDAPAIPHGKNADELVTLVEWGMPPAAVLRSATTIAADLINVTDRGRLAEGLLADIIAVPGNPLEDISVTQHVDFVMKGGKVFRNEHIN
- a CDS encoding carboxymuconolactone decarboxylase family protein, which translates into the protein MRLAPLPAEEWDDDVRRALSVMLPEERLNPEGAGTALSTLARHPALTKAFLRFSNHLLFRSTLDAQMRELAILRIAHRRQCEYEWTHHAFIGKAEGLTDEQIASSTSGEGTTPLDQHVINAVDELDGESRISDATWAALSEHLSEQQRMDLVFTIGGYGLMAMAYNTFGIAPESGH
- a CDS encoding amidohydrolase family protein — translated: MHKDDMILISVDDHIIEPPDMFRNHLPAKYRDEAPRLVHNPDGSDTWQFRDTVIPNVALNAVAGRPKEEYGLEPQGLDEIRKGCYDPNERVKDMNAGGVLATMNFPSFPGFAARLFATDDDEFSLALVQAYNDWHIDEWCGSNPGRFIPMAIPAIWNPQLCADEVRRVSKKGVHSLTFTENPSTLGYPSFHDLEYWKPLWEALVDTDTVMNVHIGSSGKLAITAPDAPMDVMITLQPMNIVQAAADLLWSAPIKAYPDLKIALSEGGTGWIPYFLDRVDRTYDMHSTWTHQDFGDKLPSEVFREHFMTCFISDPVGVKNRHEIGVDNICWEMDYPHSDSMWPGAPEELSAVFETYDVPDEEINKITHENAMRLYHFDPFVHVPKDQATVGALRKAAEGHDVSIRALSHKEKTGTTFADFQANAKAVAGARD
- a CDS encoding acyl-CoA dehydrogenase family protein, translated to MTTDLFEPATFRTALQDWLAENDLTPPEDHSLSGHMRQFARVQKALYDGGWSRYGWPEHAGGLGGPEMLRAIVGEEVVGRRLAEPGPYSMLEVLAPTMIDYAPKELAAEMVPKLLSGEEQWCQGFSEPGSGSDLASLTTRAVQRGDKWVINGQKVWTSFAQFSHRCILLTRTGDADTPNHQAITAFFVDTDSPGITVRPLRTMHDVDEFCEVYFDDVEVDASRMLGKPGDGWQLAMDLLPYERSTCFWQRIAYLYSRFDALVEAVKRQGQVVDPDLGEVYLALHTLRCRSAATQHRLAEGHKLGPDTSIDKVLLASAEQLLYDTARNLMPGVIELEDSEWRTEYLYSRASTIYGGTAEVQRNIIARRLLDLGKE